A stretch of the Saprospiraceae bacterium genome encodes the following:
- a CDS encoding nuclear transport factor 2 family protein, giving the protein MKLYLFAILNIFTLTLSAQENASIVLDEYFKAIGGQNNINRVQNIYSFANCTGPNGEYQTELHSAKDSKTIFRQLRENKPDFVGIVNGDTYWVKGKENVISNKKSAYVWQSHEIQWIATHLTERFREIKFDGKEDFAGKQSVKLSAIDELNKTAQLYFDKKTNLLLGIIFFNPYSEKSETIRLEINEWRKIGKLLFPSKVSFSDNQGNFELRFHTIKINQIDLSIFDIPGKIKAIKKLMELHELQRTAHFNSDAKLLVSIMADDYIEVINGKVNSPKKEDLIKRFQRYFDSVTFIEWDDIQPPIIKVSDDGTLAYVFVNKRVKLKTKENKEELTTFAWTATFQKIIDNWLMTSITSTVDR; this is encoded by the coding sequence ATGAAACTATACCTATTTGCTATTTTGAATATATTTACATTAACATTATCTGCCCAAGAAAATGCTTCAATTGTACTTGATGAATATTTTAAAGCAATTGGTGGGCAAAATAATATTAACCGTGTGCAAAACATTTATTCATTTGCGAATTGCACAGGTCCTAACGGAGAATATCAAACTGAATTACATTCTGCAAAAGACTCAAAGACGATTTTCCGACAATTACGGGAAAATAAACCTGACTTTGTAGGTATAGTAAACGGTGATACTTATTGGGTAAAAGGTAAAGAAAATGTGATTTCCAACAAAAAATCGGCTTATGTTTGGCAATCACACGAAATTCAATGGATTGCTACTCATCTTACTGAAAGATTCCGTGAAATAAAATTTGATGGGAAAGAAGATTTCGCTGGCAAACAATCTGTAAAACTTTCAGCTATTGATGAATTGAACAAAACGGCTCAATTGTATTTTGATAAAAAAACAAATCTACTGCTTGGAATAATATTTTTCAATCCATATAGTGAAAAATCAGAAACTATTAGGCTAGAAATTAATGAATGGAGAAAAATTGGAAAATTGCTATTTCCATCAAAAGTCTCATTTAGTGATAATCAAGGTAATTTTGAATTAAGGTTTCATACCATAAAAATTAATCAGATTGACCTTTCTATTTTTGATATTCCAGGGAAAATCAAAGCTATCAAAAAATTAATGGAATTACACGAGTTGCAACGAACTGCACATTTCAATAGTGATGCCAAATTATTGGTATCAATCATGGCAGATGATTATATCGAAGTCATTAATGGTAAAGTTAATTCGCCTAAAAAAGAAGACCTTATCAAGCGATTTCAAAGATACTTTGATTCTGTAACATTTATCGAATGGGATGACATACAGCCACCCATTATTAAAGTTTCAGATGATGGAACATTGGCTTATGTGTTTGTAAACAAAAGAGTGAAATTAAAAACTAAAGAAAACAAAGAAGAACTAACAACATTCGCTTGGACAGCTACTTTTCAGAAAATAATTGATAATTGGCTAATGACAAGTATAACTTCAACTGTTGATAGATAG
- a CDS encoding HigA family addiction module antidote protein, with protein MASLKNIHPGEVLLEEFLIPMEITAYKLAQAIQVPQTRISQIIKGNRSISADTALRLSKYFGNSAKFWLGLQNDFDLEEEYKLSKKELEQISQIAWA; from the coding sequence ATGGCTTCATTAAAAAACATTCATCCAGGAGAAGTGCTTCTTGAAGAATTTCTTATTCCTATGGAAATTACTGCTTACAAATTAGCCCAAGCTATTCAAGTTCCACAAACAAGAATATCGCAGATTATTAAAGGAAATCGCAGTATAAGTGCGGATACTGCATTAAGATTATCAAAATATTTTGGAAATTCAGCTAAATTTTGGTTAGGTCTACAAAATGATTTTGATCTAGAAGAAGAATATAAGTTATCAAAAAAAGAACTAGAACAGATTTCGCAAATTGCCTGGGCTTAA
- a CDS encoding type II toxin-antitoxin system RelE/ParE family toxin encodes MIHDYIAHDLTSYASRFIEKLLVRVKQLEIFPKSGKIVPEFGIENIRELIEGNYRIVYRVNS; translated from the coding sequence ATTATTCACGATTATATTGCACATGATTTAACTTCCTACGCAAGTAGATTTATTGAAAAACTTTTAGTAAGAGTAAAGCAATTAGAAATTTTTCCAAAATCGGGAAAAATTGTTCCAGAATTTGGAATAGAAAACATTAGAGAACTAATTGAAGGAAATTATAGAATAGTTTATCGAGTAAATTCTTAA
- a CDS encoding GNAT family N-acetyltransferase produces MDNIIQGIRQAHKGDLKSLQQFLIENKLRPSIVINENSLYYYTQIDGKMIGTIGAEFNQHYALIRAAGIAQEWRKQGIAQNLFQKLTTELEKKGIKHFYLFSRQASEFWTKMGFKKCSIQEVINVLSDTPQVKEFIADKTIWTDVAWYKSTKSL; encoded by the coding sequence ATGGATAATATTATACAAGGTATTCGACAAGCTCATAAGGGAGATTTAAAATCACTGCAACAATTTCTTATTGAAAATAAGCTGAGACCTTCTATCGTAATTAATGAAAATTCATTATATTATTATACCCAAATTGATGGAAAAATGATTGGAACCATTGGTGCGGAATTCAATCAGCATTATGCGCTCATTAGAGCGGCTGGAATAGCACAAGAATGGCGTAAACAAGGTATTGCCCAAAATCTTTTCCAAAAATTAACCACCGAGTTAGAAAAGAAAGGTATTAAACATTTTTACTTATTCAGCCGCCAAGCTTCAGAATTCTGGACTAAAATGGGGTTTAAAAAATGCTCCATTCAAGAGGTCATTAACGTTTTATCCGACACACCCCAAGTGAAAGAATTTATTGCTGACAAAACGATTTGGACAGATGTGGCATGGTATAAATCAACAAAATCCCTTTAA
- a CDS encoding DUF4386 domain-containing protein, with protein MDSKVKIARIAGFLYLLIIGFGLIAQIFVRDNLVDYNNATVTAKNIIASEFWFRFGFASELMMLICDIAVTTILYILLRDSSKNLSLLSTFFRLTSIIILCVIALSHYAALFFLGGADYLTVFDSNQLDALALLSIKLHGAGYNISLLFFGVHLILLGYLIYKSQLFARVLGILLLIGGICYIANSLTWFLFPTFVKMIYPAILIPCSIGELLFSIWLLIKGVRTKKQEQQ; from the coding sequence ATGGACTCAAAAGTAAAAATTGCCAGAATCGCAGGATTCCTTTATCTGCTAATAATTGGCTTCGGACTAATAGCCCAAATCTTTGTCCGTGACAACCTAGTTGATTACAATAATGCCACCGTTACTGCTAAAAATATTATAGCTTCTGAATTTTGGTTTCGATTCGGATTTGCTAGTGAATTAATGATGCTCATATGTGATATTGCTGTAACAACCATACTTTATATATTACTCAGGGATTCTAGTAAAAATCTTTCATTACTTTCTACATTTTTTCGGCTGACGAGTATTATTATTTTATGTGTCATTGCTCTTAGCCACTATGCAGCATTATTCTTTTTGGGAGGTGCGGACTATTTGACGGTTTTTGATTCAAACCAACTCGATGCCTTAGCATTATTGTCTATCAAATTGCATGGTGCAGGATACAATATTTCACTTTTATTTTTTGGTGTTCATCTAATTCTTCTTGGGTATTTGATATACAAATCCCAACTCTTTGCGAGAGTTTTAGGTATTCTACTCCTAATAGGAGGAATTTGTTATATCGCTAACAGCCTTACTTGGTTTCTGTTCCCGACTTTTGTGAAAATGATATATCCTGCGATTTTGATTCCTTGTTCAATAGGGGAATTGCTTTTTAGTATATGGCTTTTGATAAAAGGCGTCAGGACAAAAAAACAAGAACAACAATGA
- a CDS encoding type II toxin-antitoxin system RelE/ParE family toxin, giving the protein MEVFFTKTATFDLKSILGYLSNEWGEKTALKFQSKLKHLLSLISLNPYLGVLENSSNRIYSILLIKKVRVYYRIRDEKLIILSIFDLRRNPNLKPT; this is encoded by the coding sequence ATGGAAGTGTTCTTTACAAAAACTGCTACATTTGATTTAAAAAGCATTTTAGGATATTTATCAAACGAATGGGGTGAAAAAACAGCTTTAAAATTCCAGTCCAAACTTAAGCATCTATTATCTTTAATAAGTTTGAATCCATATCTTGGGGTTTTAGAGAATTCGAGTAATAGAATTTATAGTATATTATTGATTAAAAAAGTAAGAGTATATTATAGGATTCGCGATGAAAAACTTATTATTCTTTCAATATTTGATTTACGTCGTAATCCTAATTTAAAACCAACGTGA
- a CDS encoding T9SS type A sorting domain-containing protein, whose protein sequence is MTNKITTFLGLIFLSLSVFSQTAPFNIYIEPMNISGLSGLQAYAFGQYNGKWLIVGGRLDGLHRRQPFAAFDIAGNNNQIIVIDPVSQQKWTAPLTSLSVALQEQLSSTNMEFHQEGNYLYVIGGYGYNTASAARKTFDNLTAINVPSVINAVIGGTSITSFFRQISDAQFAVTGGHLKKIDNTFYLIGGNKFDGNYNPMGHATYTQAYTNAIRKFNLTDDGTTVTITHLPTITDATNLHRRDYNALPQILPNGAEGITAFSGVFQPTVDLPFLNCVNIDSTTYIVNNTFQQYYNHYHCAVLPLYSASNNEMHNVFFGGIAQYYDSLGVLVQDNNVPFVKTIASVTRNSSGTMAEYKLPVEMPSLLGAGAEFIPSQSVPQFSNEVLKLDDFTDDSTLVGYIYGGISSTAANIFFTNLGTQSSASSQIFKVYVIKNSAVGTHYLNEQSVGTLKMQAFPNPSDGDFIVKFHLNKIAETKISLYNVDGKKIEERVLTNLQIGENTFQRKIKNLDLGGTYIFTIETPYEKATQKIIIEP, encoded by the coding sequence ATGACAAATAAAATAACTACATTTTTAGGTTTAATATTTTTAAGTCTATCAGTCTTTTCTCAGACGGCACCATTCAATATTTATATTGAACCAATGAACATATCTGGACTTAGTGGACTTCAAGCCTATGCTTTTGGACAATACAACGGAAAATGGCTTATTGTTGGCGGTCGTCTTGACGGACTTCACCGCAGACAGCCTTTTGCTGCATTTGACATAGCAGGCAACAACAATCAAATAATTGTAATTGACCCTGTTTCTCAACAAAAATGGACAGCACCATTAACATCGCTTTCGGTTGCATTGCAAGAGCAATTAAGTTCAACTAATATGGAGTTTCATCAAGAAGGAAACTACCTGTATGTCATTGGTGGTTATGGCTATAACACAGCATCAGCCGCAAGAAAAACCTTTGACAACTTAACCGCCATTAATGTTCCTTCTGTAATAAATGCAGTTATTGGAGGAACTTCAATCACAAGTTTTTTTCGACAAATTAGTGATGCTCAATTTGCAGTAACAGGTGGACATCTAAAAAAAATAGATAATACCTTTTACCTAATAGGTGGTAATAAGTTTGATGGTAACTATAATCCAATGGGTCATGCAACTTACACACAAGCTTATACAAATGCAATACGTAAATTCAACCTGACAGATGACGGAACTACGGTCACGATAACACATTTACCAACAATTACTGATGCAACAAATCTCCACCGTAGAGATTATAACGCATTGCCTCAAATATTACCAAATGGTGCAGAGGGAATTACTGCATTTTCAGGTGTATTTCAACCGACTGTTGACTTACCATTTTTAAATTGTGTAAACATTGACAGCACAACATACATTGTAAACAACACATTTCAACAGTATTACAACCATTATCATTGTGCAGTTTTACCATTATATTCAGCTTCAAATAACGAGATGCACAATGTTTTCTTTGGCGGAATTGCCCAATACTATGATAGTTTAGGAGTGTTGGTTCAAGATAACAATGTTCCATTTGTGAAAACAATTGCCAGTGTAACACGAAATTCAAGTGGGACAATGGCAGAATATAAACTTCCTGTCGAAATGCCGAGTTTGCTTGGTGCAGGTGCAGAATTCATTCCAAGTCAAAGTGTTCCTCAATTTAGTAATGAAGTTTTAAAATTAGATGACTTTACAGATGATAGCACATTAGTTGGCTATATTTATGGTGGTATCAGTAGCACGGCTGCAAATATATTTTTTACAAATTTAGGAACCCAAAGTAGTGCAAGCAGCCAAATATTTAAAGTATATGTAATCAAAAACTCAGCAGTAGGTACTCACTATTTAAATGAACAAAGCGTTGGAACATTAAAAATGCAAGCTTTTCCAAATCCAAGTGATGGTGACTTTATAGTTAAGTTTCATTTGAATAAAATCGCTGAAACAAAAATCTCACTTTACAATGTTGACGGCAAGAAAATAGAAGAAAGGGTTTTAACTAATTTACAAATTGGAGAAAACACATTCCAACGAAAAATCAAAAACCTCGACCTTGGAGGAACATATATTTTTACAATTGAAACCCCTTATGAAAAGGCGACACAAAAAATAATTATCGAACCATAG
- a CDS encoding type II toxin-antitoxin system RelE/ParE family toxin: MILSFGDKNTGLVWTGTLIKGIPQSVQQVARRKLRMLNNSNNINDLRVPPSNHLEKLKGDLKDFYSIRINDSWRIVFKWENSHSKNVKILNYH; the protein is encoded by the coding sequence ATGATCCTAAGTTTTGGTGATAAGAATACTGGACTAGTTTGGACTGGAACACTCATAAAGGGAATTCCTCAGTCAGTCCAGCAAGTAGCTAGAAGGAAACTTAGAATGTTAAATAACTCTAACAATATCAATGACTTAAGAGTGCCGCCTTCAAATCATTTAGAAAAATTAAAAGGTGACCTAAAAGATTTTTACTCCATAAGAATTAATGATAGTTGGAGAATAGTATTTAAATGGGAAAATTCGCATTCTAAAAATGTTAAAATATTAAATTATCATTAG
- a CDS encoding tetratricopeptide repeat protein, translating into MKNRNSLSVGSGAQSLYILASSLWWAGNYPDAKETYFKALQLAEPLADTMFLGYIYNGIASVERNAGNYREAIKYYTKAENLTKHIPDNDVLLGALVDKGKSYEQLDILDSAYTYVQECLAMYFRKFQGKNVFGGGLQSAMGIIYSKMGKEQLAVEFFRQSIQLSSELNEYRLLARGYCEYAEHFDRFHQKDSAIYYATKGFLIDQQFNLLVQQLQASTLLTKLYKQENKIDSAFKYQQIMIDTRERVFSNENITRLQTLEFNEQLRQQELESEKAKSEEVRKQNIQYALIAIGLVTIIILFLLLSRSFITNTKLISFFGVIALLLVFEFFNLLLHPFLENITHHSPILMLLALVCIAALLVPLHHKLEKWITEKLVQKNKATRMANAKKTIEILEEKIIEKNESSTNP; encoded by the coding sequence ATGAAAAATAGAAACAGTTTATCTGTCGGCTCTGGAGCACAGTCATTATATATCCTTGCAAGTTCACTTTGGTGGGCAGGAAATTATCCCGATGCCAAAGAAACATATTTTAAAGCATTGCAATTAGCCGAACCACTTGCCGACACCATGTTTTTAGGATATATTTACAACGGTATAGCATCGGTAGAAAGGAATGCAGGCAATTACCGTGAGGCAATAAAATATTATACAAAAGCAGAAAATTTAACTAAGCATATTCCCGACAATGATGTGTTACTAGGAGCTTTGGTTGACAAAGGAAAATCCTATGAACAACTCGATATCCTGGATTCTGCATATACCTACGTTCAGGAATGTCTTGCTATGTATTTCAGAAAATTTCAAGGTAAAAATGTATTTGGTGGAGGACTTCAATCAGCAATGGGAATTATTTACTCCAAGATGGGAAAAGAACAATTGGCTGTTGAATTTTTTCGTCAATCAATCCAATTAAGTTCAGAGTTAAATGAATACCGCCTACTGGCACGTGGTTATTGCGAATATGCCGAACATTTTGACCGTTTCCATCAGAAGGATTCAGCTATTTACTACGCTACAAAAGGATTTTTGATTGACCAACAATTTAATTTACTGGTTCAGCAACTTCAAGCCAGCACCTTATTGACTAAACTTTACAAACAGGAAAATAAAATAGACAGTGCTTTCAAGTATCAGCAAATAATGATTGATACAAGAGAACGAGTTTTCAGCAATGAAAATATTACCCGTTTGCAAACACTTGAGTTTAATGAACAATTGCGGCAGCAAGAGCTAGAATCAGAAAAAGCAAAATCCGAAGAAGTACGAAAACAAAATATTCAGTATGCCTTGATTGCTATAGGACTTGTTACTATTATTATCTTGTTTCTATTGCTTAGCCGAAGTTTTATTACCAACACCAAACTGATTTCATTTTTTGGTGTGATTGCTTTGTTACTTGTTTTTGAATTTTTCAATCTATTATTACATCCATTCTTAGAAAATATTACGCATCACTCACCTATATTAATGTTGCTTGCGTTAGTTTGTATTGCAGCTTTGCTTGTACCATTGCACCACAAATTAGAAAAATGGATAACAGAAAAACTGGTTCAGAAAAACAAAGCGACAAGAATGGCAAATGCTAAAAAAACTATTGAGATATTAGAAGAAAAGATCATCGAAAAGAATGAAAGTAGCACGAACCCATAA
- a CDS encoding type II toxin-antitoxin system HicA family toxin, whose amino-acid sequence MKTISGKDICLILSQHGFIKVRQKVSHVIMQKLSDDSTITVPVPMHKEIKIGTLHSIIRQSELSKRDFE is encoded by the coding sequence ATGAAAACAATTTCTGGTAAAGATATCTGTTTGATATTGTCACAGCATGGATTTATCAAAGTGAGACAAAAAGTAAGTCATGTAATAATGCAAAAACTTTCAGATGATTCAACTATAACAGTTCCAGTGCCTATGCACAAAGAAATTAAAATTGGAACTTTACATTCAATAATAAGACAATCGGAACTCTCAAAGCGGGACTTTGAATGA
- a CDS encoding type II toxin-antitoxin system HicB family antitoxin → MNRKIELTAVIEKEDNMYISLCPELDIASQGDTPDEAKSNLVEALELFYETASETEISRRLHNELQISRVTVNI, encoded by the coding sequence ATGAACAGAAAAATTGAATTAACAGCAGTAATAGAAAAAGAAGACAATATGTATATCTCACTTTGTCCTGAATTAGATATTGCCAGTCAAGGTGACACTCCTGATGAGGCCAAATCAAACCTCGTTGAAGCACTTGAATTATTTTATGAAACAGCATCTGAAACTGAAATTTCTAGAAGATTGCACAACGAATTGCAAATATCAAGAGTAACAGTTAACATCTAG